One window of Rhizobium leguminosarum genomic DNA carries:
- a CDS encoding extensin-like domain-containing protein, protein MAFVSFPRRALLPLLLSASLTTCSISDGLVPPANVDNGTRVSSISPAARMAPSVRMARAERLAPAESQASYPVSSAPAGNSQGSVDYLDTPNLAGTGHAAPAARGGRLPMIDSDEALAAGHPSGNWGGTQNLAVPSGGVNMDDELGAEPVVGLAQEQQQQIAEGNATEPVVDGIGTDSPTQVNQPLRQPVPRAMPQPAAQAQMSRAPAWNDGSPVVAPSRVPEEDESEEVAMLRPNNPMMSEPAAPVDPSVMPTSELACRRELKRMGVLFDEKPPISNGPACQVPYPVSLKGLSGNIGVQPAVTLNCQVTLAFAKWVKNELAPSARYRYWTGIKTIQPLGGYSCRRMNNSQQRYNPMSEHARGNAIDVGKFVLKNGHEIDVRKKGLFSLREGRLLKAVRSDSCRYFNTVLGPGSNPEHWNHFHFDLRSRKSGKVYCD, encoded by the coding sequence CGGCACCAGGGTGAGCTCGATCTCGCCGGCGGCGCGCATGGCGCCCTCGGTCCGAATGGCGCGCGCGGAGCGCCTTGCGCCCGCGGAAAGCCAGGCCTCCTATCCAGTTTCCAGTGCGCCTGCGGGTAATAGTCAGGGATCCGTCGACTACCTCGATACGCCGAACCTTGCCGGCACGGGCCATGCCGCGCCGGCGGCGCGCGGGGGGCGCCTGCCGATGATCGACAGCGACGAGGCGCTGGCGGCGGGCCACCCGAGCGGCAATTGGGGCGGCACGCAGAACCTTGCGGTCCCTTCCGGCGGCGTCAATATGGATGACGAGCTTGGGGCAGAGCCGGTCGTCGGGTTGGCGCAGGAACAACAGCAGCAGATCGCCGAGGGAAATGCGACCGAGCCGGTCGTTGACGGCATCGGCACCGATAGCCCGACGCAGGTGAACCAGCCGCTCCGCCAGCCCGTACCGCGGGCGATGCCGCAGCCGGCGGCACAAGCGCAGATGAGCCGGGCGCCGGCCTGGAACGACGGCAGCCCTGTGGTGGCGCCGTCACGCGTTCCGGAAGAGGACGAAAGCGAAGAGGTCGCGATGCTGCGACCGAACAATCCGATGATGAGCGAACCGGCAGCACCCGTCGACCCGAGCGTCATGCCGACCTCCGAGCTTGCGTGCCGGCGCGAACTGAAGCGCATGGGCGTGCTCTTCGACGAAAAGCCGCCGATTTCCAACGGGCCCGCCTGTCAGGTGCCCTATCCGGTGTCGCTGAAGGGGCTTTCCGGCAATATCGGCGTGCAGCCGGCCGTGACGCTGAACTGCCAGGTGACGCTCGCCTTCGCCAAATGGGTGAAGAACGAGCTGGCGCCGTCTGCCCGCTACCGCTACTGGACCGGCATCAAGACGATCCAGCCGCTCGGCGGCTATTCCTGCCGGCGCATGAACAACAGCCAGCAAAGATACAATCCGATGTCGGAACACGCCCGCGGCAACGCGATCGACGTCGGCAAGTTCGTGCTGAAGAACGGCCACGAGATCGACGTGCGCAAGAAGGGCCTGTTCTCGCTGCGCGAAGGCCGGCTGCTGAAGGCGGTGCGCAGCGACAGCTGCCGCTATTTCAACACCGTGCTCGGCCCGGGCAGCAACCCGGAGCACTGGAACCACTTCCACTTCGATCTGCGCTCCCGCAAGAGCGGCAAGGTCTATTGCGACTGA
- a CDS encoding CAP-Gly domain protein — protein sequence MSYDFHVGQKVVCINDTFKHVSIDQLIRKGEIYTIRWVGEYTHYVDGTFIGVKLAEINRGNDDGPEGYGAADMPYRATRFRPLVKDKIASLRKLLAPTPDAPVEPKEKVKKKEKV from the coding sequence ATGAGCTATGATTTCCATGTCGGCCAGAAGGTCGTCTGTATCAACGATACCTTCAAGCATGTCAGCATCGACCAACTCATCCGCAAGGGCGAGATCTACACGATCCGCTGGGTCGGCGAATATACCCATTATGTCGACGGCACGTTCATCGGGGTGAAGCTCGCGGAAATCAATCGCGGCAACGACGACGGGCCGGAAGGTTACGGCGCGGCGGACATGCCCTATCGCGCGACGCGCTTTCGGCCGCTGGTGAAGGACAAGATCGCATCGCTGCGCAAGCTTCTGGCTCCGACGCCCGATGCACCGGTCGAACCGAAGGAAAAGGTCAAGAAGAAAGAGAAGGTCTGA
- a CDS encoding TetR/AcrR family transcriptional regulator — translation MPALSREGIIEAALALFHEEGLEKITMRRVAAVLDTGPASLYVYIRDTEDLHAEILDALLAEVAAPSSPAGWRGRLKGTLRSYMSVLIEHPELARMAMSTMPSGTNYLVLVEKILTLMKEGDVPDAEAAWAVDLLLLFATAQAAEKAAWKASPRSPSDFSSLTAAIEAANAEILPNISRLGAELLSGGGDRLDWGFDVLINGILATRRTEKKA, via the coding sequence ATGCCGGCTTTGAGCCGCGAAGGGATCATTGAGGCGGCGCTGGCGCTTTTCCACGAGGAAGGGCTGGAGAAGATCACCATGCGGCGGGTGGCCGCGGTGCTCGATACCGGGCCTGCCTCGCTTTACGTCTATATCCGCGACACCGAGGACCTTCATGCCGAGATACTCGACGCGCTGCTTGCCGAAGTTGCCGCGCCTTCTTCGCCGGCGGGTTGGCGCGGCCGGCTGAAGGGCACGCTTCGCAGTTACATGTCCGTGCTTATCGAGCATCCGGAACTGGCGCGCATGGCGATGTCGACGATGCCGAGCGGAACGAATTATCTGGTACTGGTCGAGAAAATCCTGACGCTCATGAAGGAGGGCGATGTGCCGGACGCTGAGGCGGCCTGGGCAGTCGACCTGCTGCTGCTGTTTGCGACGGCGCAGGCAGCAGAGAAGGCCGCCTGGAAAGCATCCCCGCGCTCACCATCGGATTTCTCCTCGCTGACGGCGGCAATCGAAGCCGCCAATGCCGAGATCCTGCCGAACATCTCGCGGCTGGGCGCAGAACTGCTTTCGGGCGGCGGCGACCGGCTGGATTGGGGCTTCGATGTGCTGATCAACGGCATTCTCGCGACACGACGTACGGAAAAGAAAGCATGA
- a CDS encoding FAD-dependent oxidoreductase — protein MITILGAGLGGLVLARILHINGIDVRIFESDASASARHQGGMLDMHLESGQAALQAAGLYDEFRGIVLKGGDALRVLDKTGTVYLSEAGTDLRPEVERGQLRAMLIASLPEGIIQWGHRATEVAAAADGGYIITFANGRLVKADVLIGADGAWSKVRPLLTDVEPVYTGLSFAEARLTEVSSQFPEQAEMVGMGTMFALSDHKGILAHCEPGDVLCSYAAFRAPAEWSADVSSKAGVLLEDVLARFGDWDRSLVDLITGSEASLVARPLFSLPVGHRWSHRAGTTLIGDAAHLMSPFAGEGANLAMRDGADLAQAIIAHGDDIDAALACYEAAMFPRSESAAQESAAGLDLCFNDQAPRPLVDFFLGMRSDVEA, from the coding sequence ATGATCACTATTCTTGGGGCCGGTCTCGGTGGGCTCGTTCTCGCCCGGATCCTGCATATCAACGGGATCGATGTGCGTATCTTCGAAAGCGATGCTTCCGCATCCGCGCGCCATCAGGGCGGAATGCTCGACATGCATCTGGAGTCCGGTCAGGCGGCGCTTCAGGCCGCCGGCCTTTACGATGAGTTCCGCGGGATCGTGCTCAAGGGTGGCGATGCGCTCCGCGTGCTCGACAAGACCGGCACCGTGTATCTCTCCGAGGCTGGCACCGATCTGCGTCCCGAGGTCGAGCGAGGTCAATTGCGGGCCATGCTGATCGCATCATTGCCCGAAGGGATCATCCAGTGGGGACATCGCGCGACCGAGGTAGCCGCCGCGGCAGATGGCGGTTACATCATCACCTTTGCGAACGGGCGGTTGGTCAAGGCGGATGTGCTGATCGGCGCCGACGGCGCCTGGTCGAAGGTTCGGCCGCTTCTTACCGATGTCGAGCCTGTCTATACCGGTCTGTCGTTTGCCGAAGCGCGGCTGACGGAGGTATCCTCCCAGTTTCCGGAGCAGGCCGAGATGGTCGGGATGGGAACGATGTTCGCACTTTCTGACCACAAGGGCATTCTGGCCCACTGCGAGCCGGGGGACGTGCTCTGCAGCTACGCCGCTTTCCGGGCTCCGGCCGAGTGGTCGGCGGATGTCAGCTCGAAGGCCGGGGTCCTGCTCGAGGATGTGCTGGCGCGTTTCGGCGACTGGGATCGGTCGCTTGTCGATCTCATCACCGGGAGCGAGGCGTCTTTAGTCGCAAGGCCGCTCTTTTCCTTGCCCGTCGGCCATCGCTGGAGCCATAGGGCCGGTACCACCTTGATCGGCGATGCCGCGCATCTGATGTCTCCCTTCGCCGGTGAGGGAGCCAATCTCGCCATGCGCGACGGCGCGGATCTGGCCCAAGCAATCATCGCTCACGGCGATGATATCGATGCGGCGCTCGCCTGCTACGAGGCGGCCATGTTTCCCCGCAGCGAAAGCGCTGCGCAGGAATCGGCCGCGGGCCTCGATCTCTGCTTCAACGACCAGGCGCCGCGTCCTCTCGTCGATTTCTTCCTCGGCATGCGTTCGGATGTGGAGGCGTGA
- a CDS encoding M20 family metallopeptidase produces the protein MTREAAIARAEAYFDSGSFRTDLARRVAMPTESQNPDRRQVLLDYIETELTPTFAALGFICHTLTEGGWPFFFAERIEDSERPTVLGYGHGDVIRGLDDGWDEGLSPWRMTERDDRWYGRGVADNKGQHSINIGAIQAVLETRGKLGFNAKYLIEMGEERISPGLRELAVTHRELFRADVLLASDGPRLSAERPTIFLGSRGAISFDISIDARKGGHHSGNWGGLLSDPAIRLAHALASITGPSGEIRIPEWRPEAIPDNVRHALADCALGDSDGDAKIDPNWGEPGLTPAEKLFGWSSFAILAFEAGNPKTPVGAIPPRAWARCQLRFVVDVDVRDILPALRRHLDSHGFREVRVAQASDEIFHATRLDPEHPWVGWVVASIRRTIGRKPAILPNLGASLPNDIFSELLELPTIWVPHSYPGCSQHAPNEHLPLFIAREGLALMAGLYWDLGEPACRPGGR, from the coding sequence ATGACACGCGAAGCCGCCATAGCAAGAGCAGAGGCCTATTTCGATTCCGGATCGTTCCGGACCGATCTGGCGCGCCGCGTCGCCATGCCGACGGAGAGCCAGAACCCTGACCGCAGGCAGGTGTTGCTCGATTATATCGAGACAGAGCTCACACCGACCTTCGCAGCGCTCGGTTTTATCTGCCACACGTTGACGGAAGGCGGCTGGCCTTTTTTCTTCGCCGAGCGCATCGAAGATTCCGAGCGGCCGACTGTGCTTGGTTATGGCCACGGTGACGTGATCCGCGGGCTCGATGACGGCTGGGACGAAGGCCTGTCGCCTTGGAGGATGACCGAACGCGACGACAGATGGTATGGGCGCGGCGTCGCCGACAACAAGGGGCAGCATAGCATCAACATCGGTGCCATCCAGGCCGTGCTGGAAACACGCGGCAAACTCGGCTTCAACGCCAAGTATCTGATCGAGATGGGTGAGGAGCGGATATCACCTGGCTTGCGCGAACTCGCCGTCACGCACAGGGAATTGTTCCGCGCCGATGTGCTGCTCGCCTCCGATGGTCCACGGCTGTCTGCCGAGCGGCCGACCATTTTCCTGGGTTCCCGCGGCGCCATCAGCTTCGATATCTCGATCGATGCGCGCAAGGGCGGACATCATTCGGGCAACTGGGGCGGCCTGCTCTCCGATCCGGCCATCCGGCTTGCCCATGCGCTCGCCAGCATCACCGGACCATCCGGGGAAATTCGTATCCCCGAATGGCGTCCGGAAGCGATCCCCGACAATGTCAGGCATGCGCTTGCCGATTGCGCCTTGGGAGACAGCGACGGCGATGCGAAGATCGATCCCAATTGGGGCGAACCCGGCCTGACGCCGGCCGAAAAACTGTTTGGGTGGAGCTCCTTTGCAATCCTGGCCTTTGAAGCGGGCAACCCGAAGACACCGGTCGGCGCGATCCCGCCGCGCGCCTGGGCGCGCTGTCAGCTGCGCTTCGTCGTCGATGTCGATGTAAGGGATATATTGCCGGCGCTGCGCCGACACCTAGACAGCCACGGTTTTCGCGAGGTGCGGGTCGCCCAGGCAAGCGACGAGATTTTCCATGCAACGCGGCTTGATCCCGAGCATCCCTGGGTCGGCTGGGTAGTCGCCTCGATAAGGCGCACCATCGGCAGGAAGCCCGCCATCCTGCCGAACCTCGGCGCATCGCTGCCGAACGACATCTTTTCCGAGCTCCTCGAACTCCCGACCATCTGGGTCCCGCATTCCTATCCGGGATGCTCCCAGCATGCCCCGAACGAGCATCTTCCGCTGTTTATCGCCCGGGAAGGGTTGGCGCTGATGGCAGGCCTCTATTGGGATCTCGGCGAGCCGGCGTGCCGCCCGGGCGGCAGATAA
- a CDS encoding class I SAM-dependent methyltransferase translates to MSSITEGNAVQYGDSRKLAARARLHTEYTIAETGWFPWVAAQLPLKPGDRVLDVGCGPAWFWAATAGLLPEDLQLTLADLSSGMVDEAAARCSALPFGSVQGRQADAAALPFEDGAFDLVIAMHMLYHLPDPAAGIAEMSRVLKPGGFLAVTTNGIGNMREIYQLTTVFGSTPTDPAAEAFGYNAAEHMMRSQFGNVAMSQYPASMRITEPEDVFLALTSYPPGEGADEPQLSRFRQAIADAFRQGSGALDVSKETGLFLSRKTA, encoded by the coding sequence ATGTCCTCCATAACCGAAGGCAATGCGGTACAGTATGGCGACAGCCGCAAGCTCGCCGCCCGGGCCAGGCTCCATACCGAATATACCATCGCCGAAACGGGCTGGTTTCCGTGGGTTGCCGCGCAGCTGCCCCTGAAACCGGGAGATCGCGTCCTCGATGTCGGCTGCGGGCCGGCATGGTTCTGGGCGGCAACGGCAGGTCTTCTGCCGGAGGATCTGCAGCTGACACTCGCCGACCTTTCGTCAGGCATGGTCGACGAGGCGGCGGCGCGCTGCAGCGCACTGCCCTTCGGTTCCGTTCAAGGCCGCCAGGCCGATGCAGCTGCACTCCCCTTCGAAGACGGCGCCTTCGATCTCGTGATCGCCATGCACATGCTCTACCACCTGCCCGACCCGGCGGCCGGCATCGCTGAGATGTCGAGGGTGCTGAAACCGGGCGGCTTTCTCGCGGTCACCACCAACGGCATCGGCAACATGCGTGAGATCTACCAGCTGACGACAGTCTTCGGCAGCACGCCGACCGATCCTGCGGCCGAAGCCTTTGGATATAACGCCGCCGAGCACATGATGCGGTCGCAATTCGGAAACGTCGCCATGTCGCAATACCCGGCAAGCATGCGGATCACCGAGCCCGAGGATGTCTTTCTGGCGCTGACCTCCTATCCGCCCGGCGAAGGCGCCGACGAGCCTCAGCTCAGCCGCTTCCGCCAGGCCATCGCCGATGCCTTCAGGCAAGGCAGCGGCGCGCTCGATGTCAGCAAGGAGACCGGGCTGTTCCTCAGCAGGAAGACGGCCTGA
- a CDS encoding Ohr family peroxiredoxin → MTEKLLFAGKTHIAGGRNGYARSSDGTLDIKLPQPHPAAENLFGAAWSACYIGAIELAAAQRKITLPASPEVDAEITLNGDNGSYFLRARLNVSLADVDREIAEELIEAAHGICPYSKAVHGNIDVETKLV, encoded by the coding sequence ATGACTGAGAAGCTTCTTTTCGCCGGCAAGACCCACATCGCCGGCGGCCGCAACGGCTACGCACGCAGCAGCGACGGCACGCTCGATATCAAGCTGCCGCAGCCGCATCCGGCGGCCGAAAACCTGTTCGGCGCCGCCTGGTCGGCCTGCTATATCGGCGCCATCGAGCTCGCCGCCGCGCAGCGGAAGATCACGCTGCCAGCCAGTCCCGAGGTCGATGCCGAGATTACGCTCAACGGCGATAATGGCTCATACTTCCTGCGTGCACGGCTCAATGTCAGCCTGGCAGACGTCGATCGCGAGATCGCAGAGGAGCTGATCGAGGCAGCCCACGGCATCTGCCCCTATTCCAAGGCGGTCCACGGCAACATCGACGTCGAAACCAAGCTTGTCTGA
- a CDS encoding DUF3095 family protein, with protein sequence MINSEAEPRQAYDEFSLVLDPDVYEPLADDWLIGITDVVSSTAAIRSGRYEDVNYAGASIIAALGNAWGSFDFPFVFRGDGAAFALPPQGIMAATSALRGVASFARSDLDLTLRIGLLTVREIRAGGRDVRIARYAASDSATYAMFTGGGLKWAEQQIKNGQYLVKPGRYATKPDLTGLSCDWTPFPSRQGEILSLLVEPRDDTSPEVFAALAKRVLAVFDAAPRQSHPLPGSAPISEGSGRRVDGQDWSQVAASSDFRKFDDGLRLTLDCTAEQIDRVETILVSARACGEISFGLHRQSHALMTCLVPSGHPDSHLHFLDGMDGGYAKAAEMMEEGALAVASRQPERPLRGGSRHSLTG encoded by the coding sequence ATGATCAACAGTGAGGCAGAGCCGCGCCAGGCCTATGACGAGTTTTCGCTTGTGCTCGATCCCGATGTCTATGAGCCGCTGGCCGACGATTGGTTGATCGGCATCACCGACGTCGTCAGCTCGACCGCGGCGATCCGCTCCGGGCGCTATGAAGACGTCAATTATGCCGGCGCGTCGATTATCGCCGCCCTCGGCAATGCCTGGGGTTCGTTCGATTTTCCCTTCGTGTTTCGCGGAGACGGTGCGGCCTTCGCCTTGCCGCCGCAGGGCATCATGGCGGCGACATCTGCATTGCGTGGTGTCGCGAGCTTTGCCAGAAGCGATCTTGATCTTACCCTTCGGATCGGGTTGCTGACCGTGCGGGAAATCCGCGCCGGCGGACGCGACGTCAGAATTGCGCGCTACGCCGCCTCCGATAGCGCGACGTATGCGATGTTTACGGGGGGCGGGCTCAAATGGGCGGAGCAGCAGATCAAGAACGGCCAGTATCTGGTCAAGCCGGGGCGTTATGCAACGAAGCCCGATCTGACCGGTCTGAGCTGTGACTGGACACCTTTCCCGAGCCGGCAGGGCGAGATCCTGTCGCTGCTCGTCGAGCCCCGCGACGACACCAGTCCAGAGGTCTTTGCAGCGCTGGCGAAGCGTGTGCTTGCAGTTTTCGACGCCGCGCCGCGCCAGTCTCATCCGCTTCCCGGTAGCGCTCCCATTTCCGAGGGCAGCGGGAGGCGAGTCGATGGGCAAGACTGGTCGCAGGTCGCCGCCAGTTCGGATTTCCGCAAGTTCGACGATGGGTTGCGCCTGACGCTGGACTGCACTGCGGAACAGATCGACAGGGTGGAAACTATCCTTGTCTCGGCAAGGGCATGCGGCGAGATCAGCTTCGGCCTGCACCGCCAGTCGCATGCGCTAATGACCTGCCTCGTGCCATCCGGTCACCCGGATTCGCACCTGCATTTCCTCGATGGAATGGACGGCGGTTATGCCAAGGCGGCCGAAATGATGGAGGAAGGTGCGCTTGCTGTGGCATCGCGTCAGCCCGAGAGGCCCCTTCGCGGCGGTTCGAGGCATAGCCTGACAGGGTAA
- a CDS encoding epoxide hydrolase family protein, with protein sequence MSPTSLSMPTRRELLAATAVAGAVGMLAGTRSAEANGEEISPFSVNFPEEALDDLRRRVAATRWPDKETVTDDSQGVRCETVQKLANHWAREYDWRKTEARLNALPQFVTEIDGLDIHFIHVRSKHENALPIIITHGWPGSIIEQLKIIEPLSDPSAHGGGDADAFHVVIPSLPGYGFSGKPTAPGWNPPRIARAWVTLMQRLGYTRFVAQGGDWGNAVTELMALQEPPGLLAIHTNMAATVPADIAKALAAGGPPPAGLSAEEKQAWDQLDDFYKNGLGYAIEMNNRPQTLYGIVDSPVGLAAWMLDHDIRSYQMIARVFDGKSEGLTKDDILDNVTLYWLTNTAISSARLYWDNAHFPSGGFFDPRGIKIPVAVSAFPDEIYAAPKSWAEQAYPKLIHYNRLDKGGHFAAWEQPVAMTAELRTAFRSLRQ encoded by the coding sequence ATGTCACCGACATCCCTATCAATGCCCACCCGGCGCGAACTGCTGGCCGCCACCGCCGTAGCCGGGGCCGTCGGCATGCTTGCCGGAACGCGCAGCGCCGAGGCGAATGGCGAGGAGATCAGCCCTTTCAGCGTCAACTTCCCTGAGGAGGCGCTCGACGATCTGCGCCGGCGCGTCGCGGCGACCCGTTGGCCGGACAAGGAGACCGTTACGGATGATAGCCAGGGCGTACGGTGCGAGACGGTCCAGAAGCTCGCGAACCATTGGGCGAGGGAATACGACTGGCGCAAGACTGAGGCGCGGCTCAATGCGTTGCCGCAGTTCGTCACCGAGATTGATGGACTGGATATCCACTTCATCCACGTCCGCTCCAAGCATGAAAATGCGCTGCCTATCATCATCACCCATGGGTGGCCTGGCTCGATCATCGAGCAACTGAAGATCATCGAGCCGCTCAGTGACCCGAGCGCGCACGGCGGCGGCGACGCGGACGCGTTTCATGTGGTGATCCCATCGCTGCCAGGCTATGGCTTCTCCGGCAAGCCGACGGCACCAGGTTGGAATCCTCCTCGCATTGCCCGCGCCTGGGTGACGCTGATGCAGCGCCTCGGCTACACAAGGTTCGTGGCGCAGGGCGGCGATTGGGGGAACGCGGTCACCGAGCTGATGGCTTTGCAGGAGCCGCCGGGGTTGCTCGCCATCCACACGAACATGGCGGCCACGGTTCCGGCCGATATCGCCAAGGCGCTCGCAGCCGGCGGGCCGCCGCCCGCAGGCCTTTCTGCTGAGGAAAAACAGGCCTGGGACCAGCTCGACGACTTCTACAAGAATGGGCTGGGCTATGCCATCGAGATGAACAATCGGCCGCAGACCCTCTATGGGATCGTCGATTCGCCGGTCGGCCTAGCCGCCTGGATGCTCGACCACGACATTCGCAGCTACCAGATGATCGCTCGTGTTTTCGATGGAAAGTCCGAGGGGCTGACGAAGGATGATATCCTCGACAACGTCACGCTTTATTGGCTGACGAATACCGCAATCTCCTCTGCGCGCCTTTACTGGGACAATGCGCATTTTCCATCGGGAGGCTTCTTCGACCCCAGGGGCATCAAGATCCCCGTTGCCGTGAGTGCCTTCCCCGACGAGATCTATGCGGCGCCGAAGAGCTGGGCGGAGCAGGCCTATCCGAAACTCATTCACTACAACAGGCTCGACAAAGGCGGCCACTTTGCCGCCTGGGAACAGCCGGTGGCTATGACGGCTGAGCTGAGGACGGCATTCCGATCGCTGCGCCAGTAA
- a CDS encoding NUDIX hydrolase, translating into MPEIAIGALIGNGSVLLARRSSERKTHPDRWSLPGGHLKSGEDAETAMRRELLEEIGVTPQHWKLAGKLVSESPPGASATIHVYHVDRWQGSPRLIGDEHTALRWFTAAEIECETELALPQLGQILAKLVLQQSSKD; encoded by the coding sequence ATCCCCGAGATCGCAATTGGCGCATTGATTGGGAATGGGAGCGTTCTGCTCGCAAGGCGAAGTTCGGAGCGCAAGACGCACCCGGATCGGTGGAGTCTGCCGGGCGGTCACCTTAAGAGCGGCGAAGACGCCGAGACGGCAATGCGCCGGGAATTGTTGGAAGAAATCGGCGTGACGCCGCAGCACTGGAAATTGGCAGGAAAGCTCGTTTCGGAAAGCCCGCCCGGGGCATCCGCCACCATCCACGTCTATCACGTCGATCGATGGCAGGGCTCTCCGCGACTTATCGGTGATGAACACACAGCGCTCAGATGGTTTACCGCCGCCGAGATAGAATGCGAAACCGAGCTGGCGCTGCCTCAGCTCGGTCAAATCCTTGCAAAGCTCGTCTTGCAGCAGAGCAGCAAAGACTGA
- a CDS encoding MarR family winged helix-turn-helix transcriptional regulator, with amino-acid sequence MPAPKAKQPASNSPKTDGDGRKLSNFLCFAVYSANLAFGRAYKPVLDAIGLTYTQYIAMVALSEEDEQTVSMLGEKLFLESNTLTPILKKLESVGFITRHRDPADERQVRVSLTPAGRDLLETDPSSVLIDAVGLGDDFPVVQKSVTRLRDNLLRAQAEPEKS; translated from the coding sequence ATGCCCGCGCCCAAAGCAAAACAGCCAGCATCAAACTCCCCTAAGACTGACGGCGACGGCCGTAAGCTTTCGAACTTCCTGTGCTTCGCGGTCTATTCGGCCAATCTCGCCTTCGGCCGCGCCTACAAGCCGGTCCTGGACGCGATCGGTCTGACCTATACCCAGTACATCGCCATGGTCGCCCTTTCCGAAGAGGACGAACAGACGGTCAGCATGTTGGGGGAAAAACTGTTCCTCGAATCCAACACGCTGACGCCCATTCTCAAGAAGCTGGAGTCGGTCGGCTTTATCACCCGCCATCGCGATCCCGCCGACGAACGGCAGGTGCGGGTGAGCCTGACGCCGGCGGGGCGTGATCTTCTCGAAACCGATCCCAGCTCCGTCCTGATCGACGCCGTCGGCCTCGGCGATGATTTCCCCGTCGTACAGAAGTCGGTCACGCGGCTGCGCGACAACCTGCTGCGGGCACAGGCCGAACCGGAAAAATCATGA
- a CDS encoding siderophore-interacting protein, whose protein sequence is MDNNQSKEQTSSAPAIERVRHDTRRRTLTAESVVDITPGMRRITLTGDDLADFISLAPDDHIKIFVPAADGGEERRDYTPRRYDNAGRKLTIDFALHEAGPVTRWAIGARPGDRLEIGGPRGSAVVSANVKRWLLIGDETALPAIGRRIEESPAGTIITTVAAVTGPLEEQTFDTSAELHVHWAHRPLSKATDAAALLKLLATVDIQPETFIWVAAEASVTRDIRAYLLTERSYPLGWIKASGYWVFGKADATEKFA, encoded by the coding sequence ATGGATAACAATCAAAGCAAAGAGCAGACTTCATCGGCCCCTGCCATCGAGCGGGTGCGCCACGACACGCGACGGCGCACGCTGACGGCTGAAAGCGTCGTCGATATCACCCCCGGCATGCGCCGCATCACGTTGACCGGCGACGATCTTGCCGATTTCATCAGCCTTGCGCCCGACGACCACATCAAGATTTTCGTACCGGCCGCCGATGGCGGAGAAGAGCGCCGTGACTACACACCGCGCCGCTATGATAATGCCGGGCGGAAATTGACCATCGATTTCGCCTTGCACGAGGCAGGCCCGGTGACGCGGTGGGCGATCGGCGCCCGCCCCGGCGACAGGCTCGAGATCGGCGGGCCAAGAGGCTCCGCCGTGGTTTCCGCGAACGTCAAACGATGGCTGCTGATCGGCGACGAAACCGCGCTGCCGGCGATTGGCCGCCGGATCGAGGAAAGCCCCGCCGGAACTATCATCACCACAGTCGCAGCCGTCACCGGCCCGTTGGAAGAGCAGACCTTCGACACGTCAGCCGAATTGCACGTCCACTGGGCGCACCGGCCTCTCTCCAAGGCAACCGATGCCGCAGCCCTGCTGAAACTGCTGGCCACGGTCGATATCCAGCCGGAAACATTCATCTGGGTCGCGGCGGAAGCCTCGGTGACACGCGATATCCGCGCCTATCTGCTGACGGAAAGAAGCTACCCGCTCGGCTGGATCAAAGCGTCCGGTTATTGGGTGTTCGGCAAGGCCGATGCGACGGAAAAGTTCGCTTAA